A window from Vigna angularis cultivar LongXiaoDou No.4 chromosome 7, ASM1680809v1, whole genome shotgun sequence encodes these proteins:
- the LOC108344599 gene encoding uncharacterized protein LOC108344599, with protein sequence MGLNSRDIQLRLSRVLHVSAEIGYSFMRKHPLVSGALLVFFLLYIFLSYIYNLLVFLSPFFVCIAIFVRIFWSSEQNQLEEDVKKAKEKRVEIKSPPKVMKNERRGMLYKCPSHNATSRRRNFTGKRLEVYGGLEIRAKDLSSVFRNEFTISNRDFSRKFKLYDEDTGFDFSEAPEKQTLLSEPFMLDPVIHGDHGQQKNTENKVDVEKTRLEDGNKSVEPKEDDQKNAMDLGTCAFERHKRLESLMARRKARKQSKLQISNGVIDMKSMSSNQIAPLFITRLNHFDSPKEFEGIQMPGSAPSALRSPFDIPYDPLEEKPNLTGDGFDQELKNLLTEPRQQEDLEAKEHTMSTEPHPIDERLQGTGDNDPLEQLSSEEASECESKAFVPLSEEGKETACEENGKCETEKTVDSNGKEVENAETTNSNSERANESDMIPTIDDNRAQLLEKVEEPTVAKPEVGDNNLPLTSASATEINDSLYESLPPSVEKNKPTCFSGGPIRHTHSCSLASDLQVEVSEIGSPTLTVDENNDTTTTTDGESIIYDGDIDKDVTSGSEDMWGASLHSREVRRVSEQDISELNSWRDISSPLSLQNIDEENAADVSSISSDIPDDTPTFSMTHDHNNIFGVKDFVMEPSHSSVVAARWKRLMRLMDNRANHSSQEKPREVFNISENSSKAQVTNDGNNSTTSEQDNTHNSQGNEALNSDVQQEITDEVSMNSNSSSSSSSSSSGAEP encoded by the exons atggGGTTGAATTCAAGGGATATTCAACTTCGCTTGTCCAGAGTGCTTCATGTTTCAGCTGAGATTGGCTACAGTTTCATGAGAAAGCATCCATTGGTTTCGGGTGCTTTGTTGGTGTTCTTCCTGTTGTATATATTTCTCTCTTACATTTACAACCTGCTGGTTTTCTTGTCCCCATTTTTTGTGTGCATCGCCatttttgttagaatattttGGAGTTCTGAGCAAAACCAACTTGAAGAAGATGTTAAAAAGGCAAAGGAGAAAAGGGTTGAAATAAAATCTCCGCCAAAAGTGATGAAGAATGAGAGACGTGGAATGCTGTATAAGTGTCCATCACATAATGCAACaagtagaagaagaaatttCACTGGGAAGAGATTGGAGGTGTATGGTGGTTTGGAAATAAGAGCCAAGGATTTATCATCAGTATTTCGTAATGAATTCACTATCTCTAACAGAGATTTTAGCAGAAAGTTTAAACTTTATGATGAAGACACAGGTTTTGATTTCTCGGAGGCTCCAGAAAAGCAAACACTATTGTCTGAACCTTTTATGCTGGACCCGGTGATTCATGGTGATCATGGCCAACAGaaaaacacagaaaataaaGTGGATGTGGAAAAAACTCGATTAGAAGATGGCAACAAAAGTGTAGAACCGAAAGAGGATGATCAGAAGAATGCAATGGATCTTGGGACGTGTGCGTTTGAGAGACACAAAAGGCTAGAGAGTCTAATGGCAAGGAGAAAAGCAAGAAAACAATCCAAGTTGCAGATATCAAATGGTGTGATTGACATGAAATCCATGTCCTCAAATCAAATTGCTCCTTTGTTTATCACAAGACTCAACCATTTCGATTCTCCGAAAGAATTTGAGGGCATACAAATGCCTGGTTCTGCCCCATCTGCTTTGAGAAGCCCATTTGATATTCCATATGATCCTTTGGAGGAGAAACCCAATCTCACAGGGGACGGTTTTGATCAAGAACTGAAGAATTTGTTAACAGAACCAAGACAACAAGAAGACCTTGAAGCCAAAGAGCACACAATGTCAACAGAACCACACCCAATAGACGAAAGGCTTCAAG GTACTGGAGATAATGATCCACTCGAACAATTATCATCCGAAGAAGCCAGTGAATGTGAGTCCAAAGCTTTTGTTCCTTTAAGTGAAGAAGGAAAGGAAACAGCATGTGAAGAGAATGGAAAATGTGAAACTGAGAAAACTGTTGACAGCAATGGTAAAGAGGTGGAAAATGCTGAAACAACAAACTCCAATTCAGAGCGTGCAAATGAGTCAGACATGATTCCAACAATAGATGATAATAGAGCTCAACTTTTAGAGAAGGTAGAAGAACCAACAGTTGCTAAGCCTGAAGTGGGTGACAACAATTTACCATTAACAAGTGCTAGTGCTACTGAAATAAATGACTCTTTGTATGAATCTCTTCCACCATCTGTTGAAAAGAACAAGCCAACATGTTTCAGTGGTGGCCCAATCCGTCACACCCATTCATGTTCTTTGGCTTCTGACTTACAAGTGGAGGTTTCTGAAATCGGTTCACCTACACTGACGGTTGATGAGAACAACGACACCACCACAACCACTGACGGAGAATCGATTATTTATGATGGGGACATTGACAAGGATGTTACTTCTGGCAGTGAAGACATGTGGGGAGCCTCACTCCATTCAAGAGAAGTTCGTAGAGTAAGTGAGCAAGATATTTCGGAATTAAACAGCTGGAGGGACATTTCTTCACCTCTTTCTTTGCAAAACATAGATGAAGAAAATGCAGCAGATGTAAGCTCCATATCTTCTGACATACCTGATGACACTCCAACTTTTTCAATGACCCATGACCATAATAACATCTTTGGTGTGAAAGACTTTGTCATGGAACCTTCTCATTCTTCAGTTGTGGCAGCACGTTGGAAGCGGTTGATGCGATTGATGGATAATCGTGCTAACCATTCATCACAAGAAAAACCAAGG GAAGTGTTCAACATCTCAGAGAATTCAAGTAAGGCACAAGTGACGAATGATGGGAATAACTCGACAACCTCTGAGCAAGATAACACGCATAACTCACAAGGTAATGAAGCGTTAAATTCAGACGTTCAACAAGAAATAACTGATGAAGTCTCCATGAACTCTaattcatcatcttcatcttcatcttcatcttcaggGGCAGAACCATAG
- the LOC108343916 gene encoding uncharacterized protein LOC108343916 isoform X2, with amino-acid sequence MDCVYMNPHEAIEARVKHLLSLMTLKKKIGQMTQIERSVATPSAIKHFSIGSVFSAPHNGVNGPFEKALSSDWADMVDEFQKSALESRLGIPIIYGVDAVHGNNNVYGATIFPHNVGLGATRDADLVQRIGAATALELRASGIHYTFAPCVAVCKDPRWGRCYESYSGNTEIVRQMTSVVLGLQGHPPERHPRGYPFVDGRNNVIACAKHFVGDGGTLKGVCEGNTILSYEELERIHMAPYVDCIAKGVSTIMVSHSSWNGNKLHGHHFLLTEILKEKQGFKGLLISDWEGIDELCPHYGSDYRHCISTAINAGIDMVMVPFKYEIFIEELMSLVQSGEIPIARIDDAVERILRVKFAAKLFEFPLTDKSLVDVVGCKLHRDLAREAVRKSMVLLKNGKDTSKPFLPLNKNAKRILVAGTHADDIGYQCGGWTGTKYGSSGRITIGTSILDAVKETVGNEVEVIYEQCPSADTIERYEISFAVVVVGEGSYAECGVCIGKDRCSCCCMVARY; translated from the exons ATGGATTGTGTCTACATGAATCCCCATGAAGCCATTGAAGCACGTGTGAaacatcttctttctctcatgacattgaagaagaagattgGTCAGATGACACAAATTGAACGCTCAGTTGCTACCCCTTCTGCCATCAAACACTTCTCAATTG GGAGTGTATTTAGTGCTCCACACAATGGAGTGAATGGACCTTTTGAGAAGGCACTGTCATCTGATTGGGCTGATATGGTGGATGAGTTTCAGAAGTCAGCACTTGAATCACGATTAGGCATACCAATCATTTATGGGGTTGATGCAGTTCATGGTAATAACAATGTGTATGGTGCTACTATATTCCCTCACAATGTTGGCCTTGGAGCTACCAG AGACGCAGATCTAGTTCAAAGAATTGGAGCTGCAACAGCTCTTGAACTAAGAGCAAGTGGAATTCACTATACTTTTGCTCCTTGTGTTGCA GTATGCAAAGATCCCAGATGGGGAAGATGCTACGAGAGTTATAGTGGAAACACTGAAATAGTCAGACAGATGACTTCTGTTGTTCTAGGCTTGCAGGGCCATCCTCCAGAAAGACATCCAAGGGGCTACCCATTTGTGGATGGGAG GAACAATGTTATTGCCTGTGCCAAGCATTTTGTTGGAGATGGAGGTACATTGAAAGGTGTATGTGAGGGGAATACCATACTATCATATGAAGAATTGGAGAGGATCCACATGGCCCCTTATGTGGACTGCATAGCTAAGGGAGTTTCTACCATTATGGTCTCGCATTCCAGCTGGAATGGAAATAAACTCCATGGTCACCATTTTCTACTTACTGAAATTTTGAAAGAGAAGCAAGGTTTCAAG GGACTTTTGATTTCTGACTGGGAGGGAATTGATGAATTATGCCCACATTATGGATCAGATTATCGACATTGCATCTCCACTGCCATTAATGCTGGAATTGACATG GTGATGGTTCCtttcaaatatgaaatatttatagaaGAGTTGATGTCTCTAGTTCAATCAGGGGAAATACCAATAGCCAGAATTGATGATGCTGTTGAGCGCATTTTGAGAGTAAAGTTTGCGGCCAAACTTTTTGAGTTTCCTTTAACAGACAAAAGTTTGGTAGATGTAGTTGGTTGCAAG CTACACAGAGATCTTGCCCGTGAAGCAGTTCGAAAGTCCATGGTTCTGCTGAAAAATGGAAAGGATACTAGTAAACCCTTTCTTCCATTGAACAAGAATGCCAAAAGAATCCTTGTTGCTGGAACTCATGCTGATGATATCGGGTATCAATGTGGAGGATGGACAGGCACTAAGTATGGATCTAGTGGCCGAATCACAATCG GCACAAGTATCTTGGATGCTGTTAAAGAAACTGTAGGGAATGAAGTAGAAGTTATATATGAGCAATGTCCATCAGCAGACACCATAGAACGTTACGAAATTTCTTTTGCCGTTGTTGTGGTTGGAGAAGGTTCCTATGCTGAATGTGGAG TGTGTATTGGAAAAGATAGATGCTCTTGTTGCTGCATGGTTGCCAGGTACTGA
- the LOC108343916 gene encoding uncharacterized protein LOC108343916 isoform X1 codes for MDCVYMNPHEAIEARVKHLLSLMTLKKKIGQMTQIERSVATPSAIKHFSIGSVFSAPHNGVNGPFEKALSSDWADMVDEFQKSALESRLGIPIIYGVDAVHGNNNVYGATIFPHNVGLGATRDADLVQRIGAATALELRASGIHYTFAPCVAVCKDPRWGRCYESYSGNTEIVRQMTSVVLGLQGHPPERHPRGYPFVDGRNNVIACAKHFVGDGGTLKGVCEGNTILSYEELERIHMAPYVDCIAKGVSTIMVSHSSWNGNKLHGHHFLLTEILKEKQGFKGLLISDWEGIDELCPHYGSDYRHCISTAINAGIDMVMVPFKYEIFIEELMSLVQSGEIPIARIDDAVERILRVKFAAKLFEFPLTDKSLVDVVGCKLHRDLAREAVRKSMVLLKNGKDTSKPFLPLNKNAKRILVAGTHADDIGYQCGGWTGTKYGSSGRITIGTSILDAVKETVGNEVEVIYEQCPSADTIERYEISFAVVVVGEGSYAECGGDNSELVIPFNGDGIINIVADKIPTLVILISGRPLLLEQCVLEKIDALVAAWLPGTEAQGITDVIFGDHDFKGQLPMTWFRRVEQLDQTDVGVGSSDPLFSLGYGLTYDKGNLHD; via the exons ATGGATTGTGTCTACATGAATCCCCATGAAGCCATTGAAGCACGTGTGAaacatcttctttctctcatgacattgaagaagaagattgGTCAGATGACACAAATTGAACGCTCAGTTGCTACCCCTTCTGCCATCAAACACTTCTCAATTG GGAGTGTATTTAGTGCTCCACACAATGGAGTGAATGGACCTTTTGAGAAGGCACTGTCATCTGATTGGGCTGATATGGTGGATGAGTTTCAGAAGTCAGCACTTGAATCACGATTAGGCATACCAATCATTTATGGGGTTGATGCAGTTCATGGTAATAACAATGTGTATGGTGCTACTATATTCCCTCACAATGTTGGCCTTGGAGCTACCAG AGACGCAGATCTAGTTCAAAGAATTGGAGCTGCAACAGCTCTTGAACTAAGAGCAAGTGGAATTCACTATACTTTTGCTCCTTGTGTTGCA GTATGCAAAGATCCCAGATGGGGAAGATGCTACGAGAGTTATAGTGGAAACACTGAAATAGTCAGACAGATGACTTCTGTTGTTCTAGGCTTGCAGGGCCATCCTCCAGAAAGACATCCAAGGGGCTACCCATTTGTGGATGGGAG GAACAATGTTATTGCCTGTGCCAAGCATTTTGTTGGAGATGGAGGTACATTGAAAGGTGTATGTGAGGGGAATACCATACTATCATATGAAGAATTGGAGAGGATCCACATGGCCCCTTATGTGGACTGCATAGCTAAGGGAGTTTCTACCATTATGGTCTCGCATTCCAGCTGGAATGGAAATAAACTCCATGGTCACCATTTTCTACTTACTGAAATTTTGAAAGAGAAGCAAGGTTTCAAG GGACTTTTGATTTCTGACTGGGAGGGAATTGATGAATTATGCCCACATTATGGATCAGATTATCGACATTGCATCTCCACTGCCATTAATGCTGGAATTGACATG GTGATGGTTCCtttcaaatatgaaatatttatagaaGAGTTGATGTCTCTAGTTCAATCAGGGGAAATACCAATAGCCAGAATTGATGATGCTGTTGAGCGCATTTTGAGAGTAAAGTTTGCGGCCAAACTTTTTGAGTTTCCTTTAACAGACAAAAGTTTGGTAGATGTAGTTGGTTGCAAG CTACACAGAGATCTTGCCCGTGAAGCAGTTCGAAAGTCCATGGTTCTGCTGAAAAATGGAAAGGATACTAGTAAACCCTTTCTTCCATTGAACAAGAATGCCAAAAGAATCCTTGTTGCTGGAACTCATGCTGATGATATCGGGTATCAATGTGGAGGATGGACAGGCACTAAGTATGGATCTAGTGGCCGAATCACAATCG GCACAAGTATCTTGGATGCTGTTAAAGAAACTGTAGGGAATGAAGTAGAAGTTATATATGAGCAATGTCCATCAGCAGACACCATAGAACGTTACGAAATTTCTTTTGCCGTTGTTGTGGTTGGAGAAGGTTCCTATGCTGAATGTGGAGGTGATAATTCAGAGCTTGTTATCCCATTTAATGGTGATGGAATTATAAACATAGTTGCTGACAAAATCCCCACACTTGTGATTCTGATATCTGGTAGACCTTTGCTCTTGGAACAGTGTGTATTGGAAAAGATAGATGCTCTTGTTGCTGCATGGTTGCCAGGTACTGAAGCACAGGGAATCACAGATGTTATATTTGGAGATCATGACTTCAAAGGTCAACTACCAATGACATGGTTCAGGAGAGTTGAGCAGCTTGATCAAACAGATGTTGGAGTTGGTTCATCTGACCCTTTATTCTCTCTTGGTTATGGACTAACATATGATAAGGGCAATTTACATGACTAA